The sequence AAGGGGGCTTTTCTTTTGAAGCCCACGGACTACTTCCGCCATGGCCATCCCCGATTCACCCAGGTGATTTGCTTTCACCAGGGACACAATCTCCTGAAGTTCCTTCTGTACATCTTCATCGGGAAGAAGCAGGTCGTAGCGTTGCCTTTGGGCTTCGCGGCTGTAGATCCCCGAGGCTATGGTCGCCATGGTCGCGATGAGCCACGCCCCCTCGGGGCTCCTTTGCCGGGCCAGTAAAAGGGTCTCTTCGACGATGTGGACGAGGGGCACCTGGAGTTTTTCGCGGAATTGATCGATAAACACGTGGGCCGTACTGCAGGGGATCGCCAGCAGCTCGGCGCCCCACGATTCGATCGTTTTGAGACCCTCAAGGATAAGTGGGGCGGGGTCCTCCCCGCCCCACAATATTGCCGCCGTCCTGTCCGGTACCTGGGGGTTCGACCAGAGGAGGATCTTGGGGTGGTCCTGGTCCCTCTCCGCCCCGGCAAGCTCGGCGAGCAGGCGCAGGAACTCCGCCGTCGCCGCCGGGCCCATGCCTCCAAGCACACCAAGGACTTTATGCGGCTTTTTTGACATCTGCCAATTCACCTTCTGTTTTTGCAACCACGACGGCGACCGCGGCGTCACC comes from Thermovirga sp. and encodes:
- a CDS encoding aspartate/glutamate racemase family protein, which encodes MSKKPHKVLGVLGGMGPAATAEFLRLLAELAGAERDQDHPKILLWSNPQVPDRTAAILWGGEDPAPLILEGLKTIESWGAELLAIPCSTAHVFIDQFREKLQVPLVHIVEETLLLARQRSPEGAWLIATMATIASGIYSREAQRQRYDLLLPDEDVQKELQEIVSLVKANHLGESGMAMAEVVRGLQKKSPLPVVGACTELPLAYKASGLDPKGMVSSLESLAEACLERIYNTG